GTTATTTACagtggttaacatactggcatcGCTCTACAATGCAGTCACACAACTAACAAGCCTTCAAGCCACCTGATGTTAAAATGTTGAATAGATTTTCTGTAGTTTTATTAATGAATTTGTTGGAAACACGTCTTTGGTGAAGATTTTTTTGTGTTAGGCTATATCTTAGAGATCATTCTCCAAACGGATGGTATGATGCCAGTGTTTGTTACAGACACTAATTGAATTTGGTCTCGAAGGTCATCACATGCAGGGGACATTTCTTAGTTTTTCTGATTTGGTTGGTGTACTTAGATACTGTACTTCCCACTGTTCAGCACTGCAATTGCAGTAGATGATGGTTGTGTGTTAGTTTCACCAGTTCTCTGGGAATAGGATATCTGGCGGTGTGTACGGAGAACTGCCCCAACTCCCTGGCCTTTGGTTTCCTAGAAGAGCTGCAGAGGGAGATTCTCGACAGGTGCGACGGCTTTCTCGTCCGCAACACTGTGAGGCCTTACTCCTTCAACGAGTTTGGTGAGTCTCTCCTCTGTTTtccctagcctggtcccatgTTTGTTGGTCCTGTAACCAACTCATATGGTCAGTATGGCATGACAACATGATCTGTGACCCGAGTATGTTTTCCCTACAAATGCATATTTTGCCTTACTGTCAAATCAAACAGGGTTTGTTTTTAAAGCAACACTTTCAAATTAAAACCCTGTTGTACCTACATGATTAGTATGATAATGGTAGTTATATAACTGCTGCTATGACATTCCTTTCCAGCGTAGGTTGTTTTTTAATACCCTTTTTTTTACTGGCACTTCCAGACGACTTCCTCCAGGATACGATGCAGCGCTACAATAGCCCCCGCTCTCTGACCTCTAAGATCAACCTGGCTGACATGCAGTCAGAGCTCAAGATGATACCGACATACCAGCTGTCCCCTGAGGACCTACGGTTCGGCTTCCCGCGCCGCAAGCTCTTCCAGTACAAGAGCATAAGTAAGTTCCACACATGTACGCACTGGGGTTGCCGGTAATAGCTGGCTTTTGGCTGgatttaaattattatatatatattttttttaaagctgaCGAATAATATTGGTGCTGGCCAATTGTCCGGGATAAAACAATTCCCATTGCGACATGATTTGTAGCCTATTCAATGATTGACATACCAGTCGacgtaaatacatttgactggtcgtgcttatcggtctataggttaatttgcataatttagttGAATTCAATTGGCACGTACAGTATATTCGTTAAGCATCTTATCACACGCGTACAGCATACAGATGCAGAGCATTCTGCTGCAGCATCTTGTGGGGCTTTCAAGAAAACTGGCAACTAAAAATactaggtcaaatcatgacgtcagtgatcatCAGGTTGGAAAGTGAGCTCTAGAAAGAAGCCAGAGTTCCTGAGTTGGATGACAGTTGAAATAGATTTTTACAAGTCACTCCCCCCAGTTGTCTTGCATGTTCGGAAGTCAGCTCTTTCCGAGTTCAGTTATTTTGACCGCAGCAACTGAAGGCAGGCTTAATCAGTGTCACACAACTTTgtaatgagctggaggcagtatgtaTTTAGACATActtcattgtttgaaacctgaatgtttAAATACATATGAGGCATGTCAAAGTAGCCTATTAGATCTCTCTAAATTTTCTAATGTATATTTTTATCTGTCACATGAAACTGCTCACATGTGCAGTGCCATTTTGACAACTGTTTTCCCTCTAATTGTGGAACAAACATTACTgcatagcctactgccttgtgtgcattgctgcgcttatgtgAATAAATACTAGTTTATCAACAtcttttaagctaaacgttctgatctgttgcatcactcattgttttttaaaatattttttattttaatgtgACCTAGGCCTACTTGTGTGAATTTGGGATTTATCTTTCACAAcggtcccagagtctgtttggataggctatttctttctccacaagctgaccaatagaataggtagcctgacatactgtaggctagtgaCTTGTTGGCTGAGGCCTTTTTCAATCAAAGCACCTAGCTGCCTTTGATGCTTTTAGGCACTGTAAAATATGATTCTTCATATAAGCTTTAACATAATCACTTAACTGTGTACTGAATGACAAATGGATTTCATCTGCATTCCATCTAGCTCATTCTAATCTTCCCTTATCCCATTTATCTAAGCCTTTACTGAAGGTATCTCCCATTGTCACGTTAGCACATGTTTAAAATGGCTTCCATCCATTCCATACCTCATGGACAGCTTGGTTGGGAACAGAGCCAAAGTTAATCATATGAAAGCCTTATGGGGCAGCTCTCTGAATGACACCTTACCCTgcagctgtttgtgtgtgtctggcccGGCCACTCCATTAGTGATCCCTGACTGAGACATGCGtccatagaccccccccccccccccccccctgatacTCTGGATCAGTAACTTCTGACACCTTCACATCTGTAACCTCAGCTAAGGGATTCTGTCCTGGGTCACCAcagctcctctgtctccctcaagAACCACTGCTTTCCTATTCACGTTCCTATCGCTCACTGTGGATATGGGAAGAGTAGAAGGATTCATAATCACATTGTTTTAACGCTGTAGTTAAGATTCCACATTTTGGGATTGAATCAGTGGTTTCTTTTCAGATGTTGGGAGAATTCTAAGATTGCACATGATGGTGTAGTGCAGGGCTATTCAACTGAAGGCCCGAGGGCTAGATCTCACCCTTTTATCAATTTAGTCTTGCCCCTTGTGACAGGCTGGCTGATTGATACCTTGTCATCTTAAAGGCTTGAAAGAGGAACTGAAAAATAAATGGCTGTAAGTCCGCAGTTTTTAAAATAAATGAAGTACTTTTATAAATTAAACGCTGATGGCTAAAACAAATGGTTTTTCCACACAATCAGGAAACAAGAAAAAACAGGCCCCGATTACACATTGCAGGCACCTGTTCTGATTTAGCCATTCCCACCAATTAGGCAATACAACTGGTAATGTTTGGAGATGACAAAGTGCAGTTTATGGATTAAATGAATGCTGAGTTGATGCAGAAAAGAAATAGCATTGCATCACAATGAATACTTtgaataaatttaaaaaatatacatttattcCATAGTGAACATGAATTAAAAACAATTCTGACCTATTGTCAAAATGCTACAATGCCTATTAGTGTGGTTTCTAGCGCTAATTTGGcatattttaattttttaaaagtGCTTCGCTAAGAATTTGGCTCTTTCATGGTTGGACTAAGATATTATGACCCCAAGCATGAAAACTAAGACCCCAAATTTCAGTCTGAAGGAAGTATGTTCCAGGAACACATACTGTACGTGCCTCTCTCTCATGCAACATGTTAAAATGTAATGCTACAACCTAATGACTGGGGGAAATTAATTCAAAGCATATTTCCTTCAGACTGAAATTTGGAATTGGGCTACTTGATTGCCATCTATTTGTTATTTATAACTTTTATTGAGATGATGGCAAGGTCAGATTCAAATGTTTCTTAAAACAGAGAATCAAATAAATAGCTTGCTGGTCCATGTTTTCACTATCTCTGTGTTAGGGGAGTAAAGAGGAAACATTTAGGTTTCAGAGGATTTTTAAAACTACCTGATTACTGTAATCAACATTTTAAGTGCCTTGTATGGCATGTGTTTTTGATAGTTCTTCTGAAGAGGATCACATTCAGCAACCCTGGCATCCAGTAGTCCCATTGGATAACATGTCCTAATAAGCTAAGAAACCCCTGTTCAGACTCCTGATTACCCTAAACGCATTCGTATGAGATAGTTATTAACTAATAATTTAGCTTTAGTGTCACCGCCCATTAATTATGTTTGTCCTCATCACTTTGAGGCCATTCTAGAGAGCTCAGCGTCCCACAATCCTGAGCTGTGGTGGAGAAGCAACATGAGGAATATAGCAGGGGCAGAGATGCCTCTTTTCCTTAGACGTTGTAGTTTCTAGTTTTGCTGTTGGTTGTCTCTTTCTTGGTTTTTGTTGGTGTCTGTCCCCTCCAGCAATTCACTTTTTGAATGTGACTCCCATAAAAAATATAGTTGAATAGCCCTGGTGTAGTGCTTTACCATTTCTTTTACACCTATTCTCAGAACCCATAAACTAATCCTGCTATATGTAGCCATTTTTAATATTGATATTAATGTAGTCACGACTACTTCACACCAAACCCTACGTCAGTGAAGTGTCTGGCAGGGAGTGTGTTGTGATGTCCTTCAGGACAGGATGTGGCTTTATCAATCAGAGCTTCTTAATGTGTCTATGGCTCATTGGCCAGCAGGTCATTACTGCTGATTCTTTAcagttcccttcctctcctcccagctcccAGCCAGCAGCTTGAGCCGGTGTCTCTACCTGGCATCATCTCCTGTGTGCTAAGCATCTTCTGTGGAGGCCTCAATCTACTCCAAGGGTTTCATGCCATAGAGGGCTTTATGCAGGTACAGTAAGAACGTAGAGATACATTGCATTTTATTTACTTCTATGGGTATGACAAAAGTGAACACCTGTAACTATAATATGTAAAACCAAGCCTTCATAGGAATCATTTAAACACCTCTTAGTTGGAGATGAGCTTAAGCATTTCAGGAGCTATTTTTGCCCAGTGCTTTTGTTAGCTGGTTGTTTCCGGTTTCACCAAGTCTTTGTGAAAGCCTACCTGCTGCTAAACATT
The Salvelinus fontinalis isolate EN_2023a chromosome 23, ASM2944872v1, whole genome shotgun sequence genome window above contains:
- the LOC129821109 gene encoding vesicle-trafficking protein SEC22a-like — translated: MSMVLFALVMRSTDGLPLSATTDYEQDEGLQETKMQIKTLSEKLSTFPSRCSLKTGKFNIHFTSSLGIGYLAVCTENCPNSLAFGFLEELQREILDRCDGFLVRNTVRPYSFNEFDDFLQDTMQRYNSPRSLTSKINLADMQSELKMIPTYQLSPEDLRFGFPRRKLFQYKSITPSQQLEPVSLPGIISCVLSIFCGGLNLLQGFHAIEGFMQSHNDEDFNDMIAFFLGTAACLYQFYLFAYFSVRRNIKSFLAFALICLSNICLFELRNVWQILFHVTVAAFMTLQISLRQLQCKAPDYNV